The Nocardioides pantholopis genome window below encodes:
- a CDS encoding TetR/AcrR family transcriptional regulator has product MSASPAPDDGAPDGRAARWAGQHERRRAEFVDAALAAIAEHGPDVSTEQIAQRAGVARTRLYKHFSGAGELNRAIAARAVELVSAELTPLWEASGTPREIIEGTVVAHLGFLTEHRNLYRYLVRHSASGAMDGHDAVTDIKGAIAGHLTGLFAEFLNAAGAEIGLAEPLSHGLVGFVDAAANRWVDSPGSLPLEQMTEFVSGSIWAILEHQLRAVGLQIELDEPLFG; this is encoded by the coding sequence GTGTCCGCTTCTCCCGCTCCCGACGACGGCGCGCCCGACGGCCGCGCCGCCCGCTGGGCAGGGCAGCACGAACGCCGGCGGGCGGAGTTCGTCGACGCGGCCCTGGCCGCTATCGCCGAGCACGGACCCGACGTGTCCACCGAGCAGATCGCCCAGCGCGCCGGCGTCGCCCGGACCCGGCTCTACAAGCACTTCTCCGGCGCGGGCGAGCTGAACCGGGCGATCGCCGCTCGCGCTGTCGAGCTGGTCTCGGCCGAGCTGACCCCGCTGTGGGAGGCCTCCGGCACCCCGCGCGAGATCATCGAGGGCACGGTGGTCGCCCACCTCGGCTTCCTCACCGAGCACCGCAACCTCTACCGCTACCTGGTCCGGCACTCCGCCTCGGGCGCGATGGACGGCCACGACGCGGTCACCGACATCAAGGGCGCGATCGCGGGGCACCTGACCGGCCTGTTCGCGGAGTTCCTCAATGCCGCGGGCGCCGAGATCGGGCTCGCCGAGCCGCTCTCCCACGGGCTGGTCGGCTTCGTCGACGCGGCAGCCAACCGGTGGGTCGACTCCCCCGGCTCGCTGCCGCTGGAGCAGATGACCGAGTTCGTCTCCGGCTCGATCTGGGCGATCCTCGAGCACCAGCTGCGTGCCGTCGGCCTCCAGATCGAGCTGGACGAGCCGCTCTTCGGCTGA
- a CDS encoding AurF N-oxygenase family protein encodes MTATQQHAPQAQSSADVSRRLLESSATLSYDPMTEVDWDAPLSPDHYGLNPEWSTLYGTPLWQELSHEQRVTLTRHEVASIMSIGIWFEMILQQMVLRDRYVSDYSDPEFQFALTEIADECRHSIMFARACQKMGISAYFPTRPAVELARLFKSFAGAEQAYGGILVAEEILDVMQRDWMRGEEVLPIVRTTSKIHVVEESRHMKFARQEIRDRMAGAGAARRRASSTVIAIAAYVIVKNMVNRDVYAAAGLDADRAVAEAARNTHHQTMMRSSCVHLMDFLAEVGLLTRPARAIYRRVHML; translated from the coding sequence ATGACCGCCACCCAGCAGCACGCGCCCCAGGCGCAGTCCAGCGCCGACGTCTCCCGCCGGCTCCTGGAGTCCAGCGCGACCCTCTCCTACGATCCGATGACCGAGGTCGACTGGGACGCGCCGCTCTCGCCGGACCACTACGGCCTCAACCCGGAGTGGAGCACGCTCTACGGGACCCCGCTGTGGCAGGAGCTGAGCCACGAGCAGCGGGTGACGCTGACCCGCCACGAGGTCGCCTCGATCATGAGCATCGGCATCTGGTTCGAGATGATCCTGCAGCAGATGGTGCTGCGCGACCGCTACGTGAGCGACTACTCCGACCCGGAGTTCCAGTTCGCGCTCACCGAGATCGCCGACGAGTGCCGGCACTCGATCATGTTCGCCCGTGCCTGCCAGAAGATGGGCATCTCCGCCTACTTCCCCACCCGGCCAGCCGTGGAGCTGGCCCGGCTGTTCAAGTCGTTCGCCGGGGCCGAGCAGGCGTACGGCGGGATCCTGGTCGCCGAGGAGATCCTCGACGTCATGCAGCGCGACTGGATGCGGGGCGAGGAGGTGCTGCCGATCGTCCGCACGACCAGCAAGATCCACGTGGTCGAGGAGTCGCGGCACATGAAGTTCGCCCGCCAGGAGATCCGCGACCGGATGGCCGGCGCGGGCGCGGCCCGCCGACGGGCCAGCAGCACCGTGATCGCGATCGCTGCCTACGTCATCGTCAAGAACATGGTGAACAGGGACGTGTACGCGGCCGCCGGCCTGGACGCGGACCGGGCCGTGGCCGAGGCGGCCCGCAACACCCACCACCAGACGATGATGCGCTCCAGCTGCGTGCACCTGATGGACTTCCTCGCCGAGGTCGGCCTGCTCACCCGTCCCGCACGCGCGATCTACCGCCGCGTGCACATGCTCTAG
- a CDS encoding FAD-dependent oxidoreductase has product MAYAVTQACCNDASCVSVCPVNCIHPTPEEREFGSTEMVHIDPRICIDCGACADACPVDAVKPIDLLRGPEEAYAALNAAWYDGTEPQEWGPPHFPAAPPAGARDLRVAVVGTGPSAGYAAQALVTAGVRVTMVERLSEAGGLIRFGVAPDHPGTRRIGSRFAALREHPRVKTRLGVEVGRDVTHQQLLRDHDAVLYAVGASDHRRLDVPGEELPGVVPARRLVGWYNGHPDAPRSVPLDTERAVVAGVGNVALDVARVLLTDPDRLAGTDIARPALAALRDSRIREVVLLGRRGPEHAAYSNSEMLELEHHPDLDVVRTEEPLADLPPAERPRVVLAFSSTLAAIEGEGRAERVRLVRPTGPETLEAGLVVPAIGFRGAPVPGLPFDDATGTVPHEAGRVVGGAAERAYVVGWIKRGPSGGIGANRQCAEETVATLLADVAALSARR; this is encoded by the coding sequence GTGGCCTACGCCGTCACCCAGGCCTGCTGCAACGACGCCTCCTGCGTGTCGGTCTGCCCGGTCAACTGCATCCACCCCACGCCCGAGGAGCGCGAGTTCGGCAGCACCGAGATGGTGCACATCGACCCGCGCATCTGCATCGACTGCGGCGCCTGCGCCGACGCCTGCCCGGTCGACGCGGTCAAGCCGATCGACCTGCTGCGGGGGCCCGAGGAGGCCTACGCCGCGCTCAATGCGGCCTGGTACGACGGCACCGAGCCGCAGGAGTGGGGCCCGCCGCACTTCCCGGCCGCGCCGCCGGCCGGCGCGCGCGACCTGCGGGTCGCGGTCGTCGGCACCGGCCCGTCGGCCGGGTACGCCGCCCAGGCGCTGGTCACCGCGGGCGTGCGCGTCACGATGGTCGAGCGGCTCTCCGAGGCCGGGGGGCTGATCCGCTTCGGAGTCGCCCCCGACCACCCGGGGACCCGGCGGATCGGGTCCCGCTTCGCCGCCCTGCGCGAGCACCCGCGGGTGAAGACCCGGCTCGGTGTGGAGGTCGGCCGTGACGTGACCCACCAGCAGCTGCTGCGCGATCACGACGCCGTGCTGTACGCCGTCGGCGCCAGCGACCACCGCCGCCTCGACGTGCCGGGCGAGGAGCTGCCCGGCGTGGTCCCGGCCCGGCGCCTGGTCGGCTGGTACAACGGCCACCCCGACGCACCCCGCAGCGTGCCGCTCGACACCGAGCGGGCAGTCGTCGCCGGCGTCGGCAACGTCGCGCTGGACGTGGCCCGGGTGCTGCTCACCGACCCCGACCGGCTCGCGGGCACCGACATCGCCCGTCCCGCCCTGGCCGCGCTGCGCGACAGCCGGATCCGCGAGGTGGTCCTGCTGGGCCGCCGCGGCCCCGAGCACGCGGCGTACAGCAACAGCGAGATGCTCGAGCTCGAGCACCACCCCGACCTCGACGTGGTGCGCACCGAGGAGCCGCTCGCCGACCTGCCGCCGGCCGAACGGCCGCGGGTCGTGCTGGCGTTCTCCTCCACGCTGGCGGCCATCGAGGGCGAGGGCCGCGCCGAGCGGGTGCGGCTGGTGCGTCCCACCGGCCCGGAGACCCTCGAGGCCGGGCTCGTGGTCCCCGCCATCGGCTTCCGCGGCGCCCCGGTCCCGGGCCTGCCCTTCGACGACGCGACCGGCACCGTGCCGCACGAGGCCGGCCGCGTGGTGGGCGGCGCGGCCGAGCGCGCGTACGTCGTGGGCTGGATCAAGCGCGGCCCCTCCGGCGGCATCGGGGCCAACCGGCAGTGCGCCGAGGAGACCGTCGCGACCCTGCTCGCCGACGTGGCGGCGCTCAGCGCCCGGCGCTGA
- a CDS encoding Bug family tripartite tricarboxylate transporter substrate binding protein, which translates to MKRFLPYALAVVLAVALVVVTRTGDEASSAAEDLLGDRQLQVMAPADPGGGWDSTAREMQGALQDLTGRSEVYNVGGAGGTIGLSQFAQLDGQVNQLMVMGLVMVGAIAANEPEVDLTDVTPIAELTTEPLAIVVPADSGIRDPAGLVAALEADIGSVSWAGGSAGGAEQILAGLVAQAAGLEASRINYIAHSGGGEAVATLLSGSATVGLSGVSELKPQIDAGALRALAVSGAEPSEALPGVPTLREGGIDVELTNWRGVVAPPGLTDEERDGLEDLMAEMVETDAWAEALEREGWTDAFAPGEEFRTFVTAEIERVDAVVADLGIGRVS; encoded by the coding sequence GTGAAGAGGTTCCTGCCGTACGCCCTCGCGGTGGTGCTGGCGGTCGCGCTGGTCGTGGTGACCCGGACCGGCGACGAGGCCTCGTCGGCAGCCGAGGACCTGCTCGGCGACCGGCAGCTCCAGGTGATGGCGCCCGCCGACCCCGGGGGCGGCTGGGACTCCACCGCCCGCGAGATGCAGGGTGCGCTGCAGGACCTGACCGGGCGCAGCGAGGTCTACAACGTGGGCGGCGCCGGCGGCACGATCGGGCTGAGCCAGTTCGCGCAGCTCGACGGGCAGGTCAACCAGCTCATGGTGATGGGCCTGGTGATGGTCGGCGCGATCGCTGCCAACGAGCCCGAGGTGGACCTGACCGACGTCACCCCGATCGCCGAGCTGACCACCGAGCCGCTCGCGATCGTGGTGCCGGCCGACTCCGGGATCCGCGACCCCGCGGGCCTGGTGGCCGCGCTCGAGGCCGACATCGGGTCGGTCTCCTGGGCCGGCGGGTCGGCCGGCGGTGCCGAGCAGATCCTGGCCGGCCTGGTCGCCCAGGCGGCCGGGCTGGAGGCCAGCCGGATCAACTACATCGCCCACTCCGGCGGCGGCGAGGCCGTCGCGACGCTGCTCAGCGGCAGCGCCACCGTGGGGCTCTCCGGCGTCTCGGAGCTCAAGCCGCAGATCGATGCCGGGGCGCTGCGGGCGCTCGCGGTGTCCGGTGCCGAGCCGAGCGAGGCCCTGCCCGGCGTGCCGACCCTGCGTGAGGGAGGCATCGACGTCGAGCTCACCAACTGGCGCGGGGTGGTGGCGCCGCCGGGCCTCACCGACGAGGAGCGCGACGGGCTGGAGGACCTGATGGCCGAGATGGTCGAGACCGACGCCTGGGCCGAGGCGCTGGAGCGCGAGGGCTGGACCGACGCGTTCGCCCCGGGTGAGGAGTTCCGGACCTTCGTGACCGCGGAGATCGAGCGCGTCGACGCGGTCGTCGCCGACCTCGGGATCGGACGGGTCTCGTGA
- a CDS encoding tripartite tricarboxylate transporter TctB family protein, which produces MSRRSRRHESVNVRGDLVGPQEAEQLGVADDRRTALATMVLGALMVVIGAVVLVQAGRLDNGDDLVGAATAPWVVGALMFLVGVLLAIRGRRDMGVWEVSAHTTAQDWKRMGVLLGVLLGFAVVVPWLGYVVSATLLFGCTAVVLGAPHRLRSFATGFCVAALVFLAFDAAIGISLPAGPWGF; this is translated from the coding sequence GTGAGCCGCCGGTCCCGGCGCCACGAGTCGGTCAACGTCCGCGGCGACCTGGTCGGCCCGCAGGAGGCCGAGCAGCTCGGCGTCGCCGACGACCGGCGCACGGCGCTGGCCACGATGGTCCTCGGCGCGCTGATGGTCGTGATCGGCGCGGTCGTGCTGGTCCAGGCCGGGCGGCTGGACAACGGCGACGACCTCGTCGGCGCCGCCACCGCGCCCTGGGTCGTCGGCGCGCTGATGTTCCTCGTCGGGGTGCTGCTCGCGATCCGCGGGCGCCGCGACATGGGCGTGTGGGAGGTCTCCGCGCACACCACCGCCCAGGACTGGAAGCGGATGGGCGTGCTGCTCGGCGTGCTCCTCGGCTTCGCGGTCGTGGTGCCCTGGCTGGGGTACGTCGTCTCCGCGACGCTGCTGTTCGGGTGCACAGCTGTCGTGCTGGGCGCCCCGCACCGGCTGCGCTCGTTCGCCACCGGCTTCTGCGTGGCGGCGCTGGTCTTCCTCGCCTTCGACGCCGCGATCGGGATCTCGCTCCCGGCCGGGCCCTGGGGGTTCTGA
- a CDS encoding tripartite tricarboxylate transporter permease, with protein MDSLDLLLNGFGDALTPTNLLLAFLGVTLGTAVGVLPGIGPALTVALLLPITYRLDPTGALILFAGVYYGGMYGGSTTAILLNTPGESASMVAALEGNKMARAGRAAPALATAAIGSFVAGTIATVLLTFVAQPFADVAVKFTPADYVALMAIAFVTVATLLGASPLKGIASLLIGLTIGLIGIESQSGQARLTFGVDTLLDGVDVVIVVVALFAIGEVFAHALKGGGGGTVTPLHGRAVMSRQDWRRSWPAWLRGTAYGFPIGALPAGGAEIPTFLSYATEKRLSKHPEEFGHGAIEGVAGPEAANNAAAAGVLVPLLTIGLPTSATAAVILTAFQSYGLQPGPQLFTESGPLVYALIASLYIGNVMLLVLNLPLAKVWARLLQIPAYAIYAGIMVFATLGTFASGGGLPDLLLLYVIGLLGVLMTMADVPVAPAIVGLILGPLFETQLRRALLISEGDLSALVDTRLSVFLWCVAALALVGPFVYGRLRRRR; from the coding sequence GTGGACTCCCTCGACCTGCTGCTCAACGGGTTCGGCGACGCGCTCACCCCGACCAACCTGCTGCTCGCGTTCCTCGGCGTCACCCTCGGCACCGCCGTCGGCGTGCTGCCCGGCATCGGGCCGGCCCTGACCGTCGCGCTGCTGCTGCCGATCACCTACCGGCTCGATCCCACCGGCGCCCTGATCCTGTTCGCCGGCGTCTACTACGGCGGCATGTACGGCGGCTCGACGACCGCGATCCTGCTCAACACCCCCGGCGAGTCGGCGTCGATGGTGGCGGCGCTGGAGGGCAACAAGATGGCCCGCGCCGGGCGGGCCGCCCCGGCGCTGGCGACCGCCGCCATCGGCTCCTTCGTCGCCGGCACGATCGCGACAGTGCTGCTGACGTTCGTGGCGCAGCCGTTCGCCGACGTGGCTGTGAAATTCACCCCCGCCGACTACGTCGCGCTGATGGCGATCGCCTTCGTCACCGTCGCCACGCTGCTCGGGGCGAGCCCGCTCAAGGGCATCGCCTCGCTGCTGATCGGCCTCACCATCGGGCTGATCGGCATCGAGTCCCAGAGCGGCCAGGCCCGGCTCACCTTCGGGGTGGACACGCTCCTGGACGGGGTGGACGTGGTGATCGTCGTCGTGGCGCTCTTCGCGATCGGCGAGGTCTTCGCGCACGCGCTCAAGGGCGGCGGGGGCGGCACTGTCACGCCGCTGCACGGCCGGGCCGTGATGTCGCGCCAGGACTGGCGCCGCTCCTGGCCCGCCTGGCTGCGCGGCACGGCGTACGGCTTCCCGATCGGCGCCCTGCCCGCCGGCGGCGCGGAGATCCCGACGTTCCTCTCCTACGCGACCGAGAAGCGGCTCTCCAAGCACCCCGAGGAGTTCGGCCACGGCGCGATCGAGGGCGTCGCCGGCCCGGAGGCTGCCAACAACGCCGCGGCGGCCGGCGTCCTGGTGCCGCTGCTGACCATCGGCCTGCCGACCTCGGCGACGGCGGCGGTGATCCTCACCGCGTTCCAGTCCTACGGGCTCCAGCCCGGCCCGCAGCTGTTCACCGAGTCCGGGCCGCTGGTCTACGCGCTGATCGCCTCGCTCTACATCGGCAACGTGATGCTGCTGGTGCTCAACCTGCCGCTGGCGAAGGTCTGGGCGCGGCTGCTGCAGATCCCGGCGTACGCGATCTACGCGGGGATCATGGTCTTCGCGACGCTCGGCACCTTCGCCTCCGGCGGCGGGCTGCCCGACCTGCTGCTGCTCTACGTCATCGGGCTGCTCGGCGTGCTGATGACGATGGCCGACGTCCCGGTCGCCCCGGCGATCGTCGGGCTGATCCTCGGGCCGCTCTTCGAGACCCAGCTGCGCCGGGCGCTGCTGATCTCGGAGGGCGACCTCTCGGCGCTCGTGGACACCCGGCTCTCGGTGTTCCTGTGGTGCGTGGCGGCGCTCGCGCTGGTCGGGCCGTTCGTGTACGGCCGGCTGCGGCGGCGCCGGTAG
- a CDS encoding slipin family protein, producing the protein MDVVLYVVGSLVALGGLAGASSLRVVKQVERGVVFRLGRAQPDLRPPGVTRLVPVVDRMTRVNIQVATMPVPAQDGITRDNVTVRVDAVVYFRVIDPLRAIVEVQDYGFAISQVAQTSLRSIIGKSDLDDLLSNRDRLNQGLEVMLDSPAAGWGIEIDRVEIKDVALPESMKRSMSRQAEAERERRSRVITAEGELQASQRLADAATAMADTPAALQLRLLQTMVEVAAEKNSTLVLPFPVEMLRYFEAMAGERPAREAPPDGAARDRDA; encoded by the coding sequence ATGGACGTCGTGCTCTACGTCGTGGGTTCCCTGGTCGCGCTCGGCGGGCTGGCGGGCGCCTCGAGCCTGCGGGTGGTCAAGCAGGTCGAGCGTGGCGTGGTCTTCCGGCTGGGCCGCGCCCAGCCGGACCTGCGGCCGCCCGGCGTGACCCGGCTGGTGCCAGTCGTCGACCGGATGACCCGGGTGAACATCCAGGTGGCGACGATGCCGGTCCCCGCCCAGGACGGGATCACCCGCGACAACGTCACGGTCCGGGTGGACGCGGTCGTCTACTTCCGGGTGATCGACCCGCTGCGGGCGATCGTCGAAGTGCAGGACTACGGGTTCGCGATCTCGCAGGTCGCCCAGACCTCGCTGCGCTCGATCATCGGCAAGAGCGACCTCGACGACCTGCTCTCGAACCGGGACCGGCTCAACCAGGGACTCGAGGTGATGCTCGACAGCCCAGCGGCGGGCTGGGGCATCGAGATCGACCGGGTCGAGATCAAGGACGTTGCGCTGCCGGAGTCGATGAAGCGCTCGATGTCACGCCAGGCCGAGGCCGAGCGTGAGCGCCGCTCCCGGGTGATCACCGCCGAGGGCGAGCTCCAGGCCTCGCAGCGGCTCGCCGACGCGGCCACCGCGATGGCCGACACCCCGGCGGCCCTGCAGCTGCGGCTGCTCCAGACGATGGTCGAGGTCGCGGCGGAGAAGAACTCGACACTGGTGCTGCCGTTCCCGGTCGAGATGCTGCGCTACTTCGAGGCGATGGCGGGGGAGCGGCCCGCCCGCGAGGCCCCGCCCGACGGCGCCGCCCGGGACCGCGACGCGTGA
- a CDS encoding DUF2695 domain-containing protein: MTDTTIAAEAEGLVQALAEELTTPRPGECLACFVLRMLDDFGCDETPRFALRFRDLRAPRATALRERLGSMGAFCDCEIFLNGLTASARRRRYDADGEELAPEAPRCAGVRRGSTQACEEWDRRPWWS, from the coding sequence ATGACCGACACCACGATCGCCGCCGAGGCCGAGGGGCTGGTCCAGGCGCTCGCCGAGGAGCTGACCACCCCGCGGCCCGGCGAGTGCCTGGCCTGCTTCGTGCTGCGGATGCTCGACGACTTCGGCTGCGACGAGACCCCCCGGTTCGCGCTCCGCTTCCGCGACCTGCGCGCGCCCCGGGCGACGGCGCTGCGCGAGCGGCTGGGCTCGATGGGGGCGTTCTGCGACTGCGAGATCTTCCTCAACGGGCTCACCGCGTCCGCGCGCCGGCGCCGCTACGACGCGGACGGCGAGGAGCTGGCGCCCGAGGCGCCGCGCTGCGCGGGCGTCCGGCGCGGCTCCACCCAGGCCTGCGAGGAGTGGGACCGACGGCCGTGGTGGTCCTGA
- a CDS encoding TerC family protein, protein MDVPTWVWGLTVVGILGLLAFDFFFHVRKAHVPTLKEASIWSALYVGIAILFGIGVLVFGGGTMGGEYFAGYITEKALSVDNLFVFLIIMASFRVPREDQQKVLLVGIVIALIARSGFIFVGAALINSFAWVFYLFGLILLLTAGNMLKGDHDEAEGADNFIIKIARRFLHTSDHYDGDKLFTMENGKRVMTPMLLVMVAIGGTDILFALDSIPAIFGLTQNTFIVFTATAFSLLGLRQLFFLIDGLLDRLIYLSYGLAAILAFIGVKLVLHALHENNVPFINDGEHVTVVEISTALSLSVIVGILVITVLASLFSKKGKASMAIGNARRHATAYLDAEYTADAAERERIFAKLLEERDQIVALGPKYRAMVRDETELMELLDRCRTSHDEAAAAGREPQQDSDKLRTGQ, encoded by the coding sequence ATGGACGTGCCCACCTGGGTCTGGGGCCTCACGGTCGTGGGCATCCTCGGTCTGCTGGCCTTCGACTTCTTCTTCCACGTCCGCAAGGCGCACGTGCCGACGCTGAAGGAGGCGAGCATCTGGTCGGCGCTCTACGTCGGCATCGCGATCCTCTTCGGAATCGGCGTGCTGGTCTTCGGCGGCGGGACGATGGGCGGTGAGTACTTCGCCGGCTACATCACCGAGAAGGCGCTCTCGGTCGACAACCTCTTCGTCTTCCTCATCATCATGGCCAGCTTCCGGGTGCCTCGCGAGGACCAGCAGAAGGTGCTGCTCGTCGGCATCGTGATCGCGCTGATCGCCCGCTCCGGCTTCATCTTCGTCGGCGCCGCGCTGATCAACTCCTTCGCCTGGGTCTTCTACCTCTTCGGCCTGATCCTGCTGCTGACCGCCGGGAACATGCTCAAGGGCGACCACGACGAGGCCGAGGGCGCCGACAACTTCATCATCAAGATCGCCCGCCGGTTCCTGCACACCAGCGACCACTACGACGGCGACAAGCTGTTCACGATGGAGAACGGCAAGCGGGTGATGACCCCGATGCTGCTGGTGATGGTGGCGATCGGCGGCACCGACATCCTCTTCGCCCTCGACTCGATCCCGGCGATCTTCGGCCTGACGCAGAACACCTTCATCGTCTTCACCGCCACGGCCTTCAGCCTGCTCGGCCTGCGCCAGCTCTTCTTCCTCATCGACGGCCTGCTGGACCGCCTCATCTACCTCTCCTACGGGCTGGCCGCGATCCTGGCGTTCATCGGCGTGAAGCTGGTGCTGCACGCCCTGCACGAGAACAACGTGCCGTTCATCAACGACGGCGAGCACGTCACGGTCGTCGAGATCAGCACCGCACTCTCGCTCTCGGTCATCGTCGGGATCCTGGTGATCACCGTCCTGGCCTCGCTGTTCAGCAAGAAGGGCAAGGCGAGCATGGCCATCGGCAACGCCCGCCGGCACGCCACGGCGTACCTCGACGCGGAGTACACCGCCGACGCCGCGGAGCGGGAGCGGATCTTCGCCAAGCTCCTCGAGGAGCGCGACCAGATCGTGGCGCTCGGTCCGAAGTACCGCGCGATGGTGCGCGACGAGACCGAGCTGATGGAGCTGCTGGACCGGTGCCGCACCAGCCACGACGAGGCCGCCGCCGCGGGCCGCGAGCCGCAGCAGGACTCCGACAAGCTCCGCACGGGCCAGTGA